One part of the Azospirillum sp. B510 genome encodes these proteins:
- a CDS encoding AbrB/MazE/SpoVT family DNA-binding domain-containing protein, which yields MHTTKLTRIGNSTGLTLPRDVLTAAGLDRGDEVAVEVRDGRIEIAKADDTYNRAMDVGRRFAARYRRTMDILSK from the coding sequence ATGCACACCACCAAGCTCACCAGGATCGGCAATTCCACCGGTCTGACGCTGCCGCGCGACGTTCTGACCGCTGCCGGCCTTGACCGCGGCGACGAGGTGGCAGTCGAGGTGCGTGATGGACGGATCGAGATCGCCAAGGCCGACGACACCTACAACCGCGCCATGGACGTAGGCCGCCGGTTCGCCGCGCGCTATCGCCGTACCATGGATATTCTGTCCAAATAG
- a CDS encoding amino acid ABC transporter ATP-binding protein translates to MSPVKTPPAGRPLVKLSAIRKSFGPVEVLKGVDMAVEEGQVVAMIGRSGSGKSTLLRSINGLERIDGGVIEVDGECVDPGQIDLRALRQKVGMVFQQFNLFPHLTAGENVMLALKVVKKQDKATTRAAAESALAKVGLGHKFDAYPSQLSGGQQQRVAIARSLAMAPKVLLCDEITSALDPELVAEVLGVVRQLAEEGMTLILVTHEMRFAREVCDRLVFMHGGRIAEQGPPAELFDRPSTPELAQFIGMVEAR, encoded by the coding sequence ATGTCGCCCGTTAAGACTCCCCCCGCCGGCCGCCCCCTGGTGAAGCTGTCGGCCATTCGCAAGTCCTTCGGCCCGGTGGAGGTGCTGAAGGGCGTCGACATGGCGGTCGAGGAGGGCCAGGTCGTCGCCATGATCGGCCGCAGCGGCTCGGGCAAGAGCACGCTGCTGCGCAGCATCAACGGGCTGGAGCGCATCGACGGCGGCGTCATCGAGGTCGACGGCGAATGCGTCGATCCCGGCCAGATCGACCTGCGGGCGCTGCGCCAGAAGGTCGGCATGGTGTTCCAGCAGTTCAACCTGTTCCCCCACCTGACCGCCGGCGAGAATGTCATGCTGGCGCTGAAGGTGGTGAAGAAGCAGGACAAGGCCACCACCCGCGCCGCTGCCGAATCGGCGCTGGCCAAGGTCGGGCTGGGCCACAAGTTCGACGCCTACCCGTCGCAGCTGTCGGGCGGCCAGCAGCAGCGCGTCGCCATCGCCCGCTCGCTGGCGATGGCGCCCAAGGTGCTGCTGTGCGACGAGATCACCTCGGCCCTCGACCCCGAGCTGGTCGCCGAGGTGCTGGGGGTGGTGCGCCAATTGGCGGAAGAGGGCATGACGCTGATCCTGGTGACGCACGAGATGCGTTTCGCCCGTGAGGTCTGCGACCGGCTGGTCTTCATGCATGGCGGCCGCATCGCCGAACAGGGACCGCCGGCCGAGCTGTTCGACAGGCCCTCGACGCCGGAACTGGCGCAGTTCATCGGCATGGTGGAGGCGCGCTGA
- a CDS encoding polysaccharide deacetylase family protein produces the protein MTGWTEVEDELARWSDLGRRCALWLRDDDAVAAGPQLDRLLASCTQADIPLGLAVIPAAAERSLAEALADHARVTPLVHGWSHADHAAPGRKKCEFGPERPPELRRAEAARGLSVLRGLFGERLLPLFVPPWNRMAPDMPALLSDAGYRAVSGFGPAPVPARHDGILWVNTHLDLIDWRGTRSAVPLDALLDGLRRELRDRREGRRTPSEPIGLLSHHRVHDAAIWDLLDRLLDRLAGHPAVEWVGVGEGL, from the coding sequence ATGACCGGTTGGACCGAGGTGGAGGACGAACTGGCGCGCTGGAGCGATCTCGGCCGCCGCTGCGCCCTGTGGCTGCGCGACGACGACGCGGTCGCCGCCGGCCCGCAGCTCGACCGGCTGCTGGCGAGCTGCACCCAGGCGGACATCCCGCTCGGCCTCGCCGTCATCCCGGCGGCCGCCGAGCGCTCGCTCGCCGAGGCGCTCGCCGATCACGCCCGCGTCACCCCGCTGGTCCATGGCTGGTCCCACGCCGACCACGCCGCCCCCGGCCGCAAGAAATGCGAGTTCGGCCCGGAGCGCCCCCCCGAGCTGCGGCGGGCGGAGGCCGCGCGCGGCCTGTCGGTGCTGCGCGGCCTGTTCGGCGAGCGCCTGCTGCCGCTGTTCGTCCCGCCCTGGAACCGGATGGCGCCGGACATGCCGGCGCTGCTGTCGGATGCCGGCTACCGCGCGGTGTCCGGCTTCGGCCCGGCGCCGGTCCCGGCGCGGCATGACGGCATCTTGTGGGTGAACACCCATCTGGACCTGATCGACTGGCGCGGCACCCGCTCCGCCGTGCCGCTCGACGCCCTGCTGGACGGTCTCCGCCGCGAGCTGCGCGACCGCCGCGAGGGCCGGCGGACCCCATCCGAGCCCATCGGCCTGCTGAGCCATCACCGCGTCCACGACGCGGCGATCTGGGATCTGCTCGACCGCCTGCTCGATCGGCTGGCCGGGCATCCGGCGGTGGAGTGGGTGGGGGTTGGCGAAGGGCTGTAG
- a CDS encoding amino acid ABC transporter permease, with amino-acid sequence MAYSFDFSSLLDYTPVLVDGVVTTVALTAVSTVLGVALGIGGAAARTSTAKPLAILVGAYVELIRNTPFLVQLFFIFFGLPSLGIRLAEWQAAVLAMVINLGAYSTEIIRAGIEATPKGQIEAGAGLGMTGPQIFRYVVLGPAMGKIWPALTSQIVIVMLGSSVCSQIAAEELSFAANFIQSRNFRPFEVYFLATALYLALAVGVRWILSQIGGRLFAKGVSRA; translated from the coding sequence ATGGCCTACAGTTTCGATTTCTCGTCCCTGTTGGACTACACGCCCGTGCTGGTGGACGGGGTGGTGACGACGGTGGCGCTGACCGCCGTCAGCACGGTGCTGGGCGTCGCGCTCGGCATCGGCGGGGCGGCGGCGCGGACCTCGACGGCGAAGCCGCTGGCGATCCTGGTCGGCGCCTATGTCGAGCTGATCCGCAACACCCCCTTCCTGGTGCAGCTGTTCTTCATCTTCTTCGGCCTGCCCTCGCTCGGCATCCGGCTGGCGGAGTGGCAGGCGGCGGTCCTGGCGATGGTGATCAATCTCGGCGCCTATTCGACCGAGATCATCCGCGCCGGCATCGAGGCGACGCCGAAGGGCCAGATCGAGGCCGGCGCCGGCCTGGGCATGACCGGGCCGCAGATCTTCCGCTATGTCGTGCTCGGCCCGGCGATGGGGAAGATCTGGCCGGCGCTGACCAGCCAGATCGTCATCGTCATGCTGGGCTCGTCGGTCTGTTCGCAGATCGCGGCGGAGGAGCTGAGCTTCGCCGCCAACTTCATCCAATCCCGCAATTTCCGGCCCTTCGAGGTCTATTTCCTGGCGACCGCGCTGTATCTGGCGCTGGCGGTGGGAGTGCGCTGGATCCTGAGCCAGATCGGCGGGCGGCTGTTCGCCAAGGGGGTGTCGCGTGCTTGA
- a CDS encoding amino acid ABC transporter permease encodes MLEFTLWDILSNLLLAARWTVLLSLIAFVSGGLAGLLLLVARVSPLPPLRIAARLFIELFQGTPLLMQLFIVFFALPLVGIETSAWTSAAVGLTLFTAAYLAEIWRGCVEAVPKGQWEASASLALTFGEQMRHVILPQALRIAVPPTVGFSVQVVKGTAVTSIIGFVEVTKAGTMITNATFQPFLVYGLVGLIYFALCYPLSLSAKALERKLNVAR; translated from the coding sequence GTGCTTGAGTTCACCCTGTGGGACATCCTGTCCAACCTGCTGCTGGCGGCGCGCTGGACGGTGCTGCTGTCGCTGATCGCCTTCGTCTCCGGCGGGCTTGCCGGGCTGCTGCTGCTGGTCGCCCGCGTCTCGCCGCTGCCGCCGCTGCGCATCGCGGCCCGGCTGTTCATCGAGCTGTTCCAGGGCACGCCGCTCCTGATGCAGCTCTTCATCGTCTTCTTCGCCCTGCCGCTGGTCGGCATCGAGACCTCGGCCTGGACCTCGGCCGCCGTCGGGCTGACGCTGTTCACCGCCGCCTATCTCGCCGAGATCTGGCGCGGCTGCGTCGAGGCGGTGCCGAAGGGCCAATGGGAGGCGTCGGCCAGCCTCGCGCTCACCTTCGGGGAGCAGATGCGCCATGTCATCCTGCCCCAGGCCCTGCGCATCGCCGTGCCGCCGACCGTCGGATTCTCGGTGCAGGTGGTGAAGGGCACGGCGGTGACCTCCATCATCGGCTTCGTCGAGGTGACGAAGGCCGGCACCATGATCACCAACGCCACCTTCCAGCCCTTCCTGGTCTATGGGCTGGTCGGGCTGATCTATTTCGCCCTGTGCTACCCGCTGTCGCTGTCGGCCAAGGCGCTGGAAAGGAAGCTCAATGTCGCCCGTTAA
- a CDS encoding type II toxin-antitoxin system death-on-curing family toxin, whose product MDEPAIQGRPYVNPPLQAVLDLHGELLAEHGGAPGIRDPGALEASLARPYQLIAYGDERLTIFDLGAAVCASVCRNHPFVDGNKRAAFVALGLVLGLNGFELDAAEREAADIILAFAAGTLTEEALRDWVANHAFDIG is encoded by the coding sequence ATGGACGAACCGGCCATCCAGGGCCGCCCCTACGTCAATCCGCCCCTTCAGGCGGTGCTTGATCTGCACGGCGAACTTTTGGCCGAGCACGGAGGAGCGCCCGGCATCCGCGACCCAGGGGCGCTGGAAGCGTCCCTGGCCCGGCCCTACCAGCTCATCGCCTACGGCGACGAGCGGCTGACCATCTTCGACCTGGGCGCCGCGGTCTGCGCCAGCGTCTGCCGCAATCACCCCTTCGTGGACGGCAACAAGCGGGCCGCCTTCGTCGCTCTCGGCCTCGTGCTCGGCCTCAACGGCTTCGAACTGGATGCAGCCGAACGAGAGGCGGCCGACATCATCCTGGCGTTCGCTGCCGGCACCCTGACGGAGGAAGCACTCCGCGACTGGGTGGCGAACCATGCTTTCGACATTGGATGA
- a CDS encoding transporter substrate-binding domain-containing protein, whose translation MRFAKILGALGLATAVLAGGFTATAPTHAKADALERIAKEKVLRVAVPQDFPPFGSVGTDLKPVGYDIDAATLIAKEMGAKVELVPVTSTNRIPYLTTGKVDLVISSLGKNAEREKVIDFSTAYAPFYNGVFGPDDIAVEKAEDLNGKTVGVTRGSVEDIELSKIVSDKVTVRRYEDNNGTISAFLSGQVQLVATGNVVAAAIFDRNPPRQPILKFLIKNSPCFVGLNKNEGPLLEKVNAIIAKAKEDGSLNDIAKKWLHSPLPKDL comes from the coding sequence ATGCGGTTCGCGAAGATTCTGGGTGCTCTCGGCCTTGCCACGGCGGTTCTGGCGGGTGGTTTCACCGCAACCGCTCCCACCCATGCAAAAGCCGACGCGCTCGAGCGCATCGCCAAGGAGAAGGTGCTGCGCGTCGCCGTTCCGCAGGACTTCCCGCCCTTCGGCTCGGTCGGCACCGACCTGAAGCCGGTCGGCTACGACATCGACGCCGCCACCCTGATCGCCAAGGAGATGGGCGCCAAGGTGGAGCTGGTGCCGGTGACCAGCACCAACCGCATCCCCTATCTGACCACCGGCAAGGTCGATCTGGTGATCTCCAGCCTGGGCAAGAACGCCGAGCGCGAGAAGGTCATCGACTTCTCCACCGCCTACGCCCCCTTCTACAACGGTGTCTTCGGCCCCGATGACATCGCGGTGGAGAAGGCGGAGGATCTGAACGGCAAGACCGTCGGCGTCACCCGCGGCTCGGTCGAGGATATCGAACTGTCCAAGATCGTGTCGGACAAGGTGACCGTCCGCCGCTACGAGGACAACAACGGCACCATCTCCGCCTTCCTGTCGGGGCAGGTGCAGCTGGTCGCCACCGGCAACGTGGTCGCCGCCGCCATCTTCGACCGCAACCCGCCGCGCCAGCCGATCCTGAAGTTCCTGATCAAGAACTCCCCCTGCTTCGTCGGGCTGAACAAGAACGAGGGCCCGCTCCTGGAGAAGGTGAACGCCATCATCGCCAAGGCGAAGGAGGACGGCTCGCTGAACGACATCGCCAAGAAGTGGCTGCATTCGCCGCTGCCGAAGGATCTGTGA
- a CDS encoding L-2-amino-thiazoline-4-carboxylic acid hydrolase, which yields MVQSIHPFYESQRGAMEDAMRHRLDLAEAMLRERTHLTAIDGIRQEVMDEFGIVLAQTPYVGGAASRMSDFFIRLIGFIAISRVLRRQGVSPSMIGEIERDVYKAQLLTIPEAERLASGRQFLSPENQVLLREQAEKSHLEEFPDDFVYDFIEPGPRQDFEFGIDYKACGFCKFADRYGDNEILPNICGLDFDAYAARGIHLERTQTLAGGAHCCNFRFSRLLLD from the coding sequence ATGGTTCAGTCCATCCATCCCTTTTACGAATCGCAGCGCGGCGCAATGGAGGATGCCATGCGCCATCGCCTCGACCTGGCGGAAGCGATGCTGCGCGAGCGTACGCATTTGACCGCCATCGATGGGATAAGACAGGAGGTGATGGACGAATTCGGGATCGTGCTCGCCCAAACCCCCTATGTCGGAGGCGCGGCAAGTCGCATGAGCGACTTCTTCATACGTCTCATAGGGTTCATCGCCATCAGCCGCGTGCTTCGGCGGCAGGGCGTATCACCGTCCATGATCGGCGAAATCGAGCGGGACGTCTATAAGGCGCAGCTGCTCACCATTCCCGAGGCGGAACGCCTCGCCTCAGGGCGTCAATTCCTGTCGCCGGAGAATCAGGTTTTGCTTCGCGAGCAGGCGGAGAAAAGTCATCTGGAAGAATTTCCAGACGATTTCGTCTATGATTTCATCGAGCCTGGCCCAAGACAGGACTTTGAATTCGGCATCGACTACAAGGCTTGCGGTTTTTGCAAATTCGCAGACCGCTATGGAGACAATGAAATATTGCCAAATATCTGTGGTCTCGATTTCGACGCCTATGCGGCACGCGGCATCCATCTGGAAAGGACGCAAACATTGGCCGGTGGCGCGCATTGCTGCAACTTTCGATTCTCGCGGCTCTTGTTGGATTAA
- the pyk gene encoding pyruvate kinase, with translation MRRHRRAKIVATVGPASNSPEMLKTLFLAGVDTFRLNFSHGTHDDHAKVHRAIRALEAEVGRPIGILQDLQGPKIRVGTIRDGKIAVATGEQIRFVLQGSDGDKRAIPLPHPEIFAAIMPGHHLLIDDGRVRVEVTELGDDWIEAKVVVGGVISNRKGVNLPGTVLDLSPLTAKDRADLAFGLELGVDWVAMSFVQKPGDILEGRGLIGDRAGIMAKIEKPQALEKIDDIIRLSDAVMVARGDLGVEIPHEDVPGRQKELVRACRLAVKPVIVATQMLDSMVAAPTPTRAEASDVATAIYDGADAVMLSAESASGQYPVEAVTMMDRIIRSTEQHKLYRSLIQATHPGEEHTAPHAVAAAAADLADALYSSAIVAFTSSGTTAARIARKRPEVPILAITPDTAVSRRLCLLWGAHSVLSDDIRTYEEMVDRAIATARSEEFAGATGSMVVVAGIPFAQAGTTNNLRVIHMDGKS, from the coding sequence ATGCGTCGTCATCGCCGCGCCAAGATCGTCGCCACCGTCGGACCGGCCAGCAACTCGCCGGAAATGCTGAAAACCCTGTTCCTGGCCGGCGTCGACACCTTCCGGCTGAATTTCAGCCACGGCACCCACGACGATCACGCCAAGGTCCACCGCGCCATCCGCGCGCTGGAGGCGGAGGTCGGCCGCCCGATCGGCATCCTCCAGGATCTCCAGGGTCCGAAGATCCGCGTCGGCACCATCCGCGACGGCAAGATCGCCGTCGCCACCGGCGAGCAGATCCGCTTCGTGCTTCAGGGCAGCGACGGCGACAAGCGCGCCATCCCGCTGCCGCATCCGGAAATCTTCGCGGCGATCATGCCGGGCCATCATCTGCTGATCGATGACGGCCGCGTCCGCGTCGAGGTGACCGAGCTGGGCGACGACTGGATCGAGGCCAAGGTGGTCGTCGGCGGCGTCATCTCCAACCGCAAGGGCGTCAACCTGCCGGGCACCGTGCTCGACCTGTCGCCCCTGACCGCCAAGGACCGCGCCGACCTCGCCTTCGGGCTGGAACTCGGCGTCGACTGGGTCGCCATGTCCTTCGTGCAGAAGCCGGGCGACATCCTGGAGGGCCGCGGCCTGATCGGCGACCGCGCCGGCATCATGGCGAAGATCGAGAAGCCGCAGGCGCTGGAGAAGATCGACGACATCATCCGCCTGTCCGACGCGGTGATGGTGGCGCGCGGCGATCTCGGCGTCGAAATCCCGCACGAGGACGTGCCCGGCCGCCAGAAGGAGCTGGTGCGCGCCTGCCGTCTGGCGGTGAAGCCGGTGATCGTCGCCACCCAGATGCTCGATTCGATGGTCGCCGCCCCGACCCCGACGCGGGCGGAGGCGTCGGACGTGGCGACCGCCATCTATGACGGCGCCGACGCGGTGATGCTGTCGGCCGAATCGGCGTCGGGCCAGTATCCGGTCGAGGCGGTGACGATGATGGACCGCATCATCCGCTCGACCGAGCAGCACAAGCTCTACCGCTCGCTGATCCAGGCGACCCATCCGGGCGAGGAGCATACGGCACCCCACGCCGTGGCCGCCGCCGCCGCCGATCTGGCCGACGCCCTGTATTCCTCGGCCATCGTCGCCTTCACCTCCAGCGGCACCACCGCGGCGCGCATCGCCCGCAAGCGGCCGGAGGTGCCGATCCTGGCGATCACCCCGGATACCGCGGTCTCGCGCCGGCTCTGCCTGCTGTGGGGCGCCCACAGCGTGCTGTCCGACGACATCCGCACCTACGAGGAGATGGTCGACCGCGCCATCGCCACCGCCCGCTCGGAGGAGTTCGCCGGCGCCACCGGCTCGATGGTGGTCGTCGCCGGCATCCCCTTCGCCCAGGCCGGCACCACCAACAACCTGCGCGTCATCCACATGGACGGGAAGTCCTGA
- a CDS encoding MurR/RpiR family transcriptional regulator — protein MKKANHSTLLAEPADPSLTARIRDRYGDLSRTERQLADVILACPGELSGYSATELAGRAGVSKMTVSRLVRRLGYAGFEEARLAARRGGDWGSPLFLLPPGGPPAPAGSAPAGSAPAGGLPPLEAHFQRSAEALAATARQTDPALLAQAARTLADARRIWVCGARNSAFLAGYARWQFIQVRGEVHQLAAAGETMAETLADLGPDDLLVLVGIRRRPPAIVRLLHVVRDRAIPAILIADSHSAVEGPVPPLTFRCETRSLAALDTHVAAMAVIHALAAELIPLTGEAGRARIGAIEDLHDRLGEL, from the coding sequence ATGAAAAAGGCAAACCACTCCACCCTCCTGGCCGAGCCCGCCGACCCGTCGCTGACCGCGCGCATCCGCGACCGCTACGGCGACCTCAGCCGGACCGAGCGGCAGCTGGCCGATGTGATCCTCGCCTGTCCGGGGGAGCTGTCGGGCTATTCGGCGACGGAGCTGGCGGGCCGGGCCGGGGTGTCGAAGATGACGGTGTCGCGGCTGGTCCGCCGCCTCGGCTATGCCGGCTTCGAGGAGGCGCGGCTGGCCGCCCGGCGCGGCGGCGACTGGGGGTCGCCCTTGTTCCTGCTGCCCCCCGGCGGCCCCCCGGCCCCAGCTGGATCGGCCCCGGCAGGATCAGCCCCCGCCGGCGGCCTGCCGCCGCTGGAGGCCCATTTCCAGCGCAGCGCCGAGGCGCTCGCCGCCACCGCGCGCCAGACCGACCCGGCCCTGCTTGCCCAGGCGGCGCGCACGCTGGCCGACGCCCGGCGGATCTGGGTCTGCGGCGCGCGCAACAGCGCCTTCCTGGCCGGCTATGCCCGCTGGCAGTTCATCCAGGTGCGCGGCGAGGTCCACCAGCTGGCGGCGGCGGGGGAGACGATGGCGGAGACGCTGGCCGACCTCGGCCCGGACGATCTGCTGGTCCTGGTCGGCATCCGCCGCCGGCCGCCCGCCATCGTCCGGCTGCTGCATGTGGTGCGGGACCGCGCCATCCCCGCCATCCTGATCGCCGACAGCCATTCGGCGGTGGAAGGGCCGGTGCCGCCGCTGACCTTCCGCTGCGAGACGCGCAGCCTGGCGGCGCTCGACACCCATGTCGCGGCGATGGCGGTGATCCACGCGCTCGCCGCCGAGCTGATCCCGCTGACCGGCGAGGCCGGCCGCGCCCGCATCGGCGCCATCGAGGATCTGCACGACCGGCTGGGGGAGCTGTGA
- a CDS encoding LysR family transcriptional regulator, giving the protein MSHRLPPLNGLRAFEAAGRHLSFKAAAMELAVTPGAVSQQVRHLEQVLGVPLFQRLHRGLILTAQGEALLPEVADAFARLSKASDTVAKALTTKPLRLGISPALSDGPERLLARLAGAKRPPDYVRAVATDDLADLLAGRLDALLRPGPGPYPGLHAELLTLAPGFGVHRKASLVVWPGLARCREFILTRTLLAEA; this is encoded by the coding sequence ATGAGCCATCGCCTGCCGCCCCTGAACGGATTGCGCGCCTTCGAGGCCGCCGGTCGTCACCTGAGCTTCAAAGCCGCCGCGATGGAGCTCGCCGTTACCCCCGGCGCCGTCAGCCAGCAGGTGAGGCATCTCGAACAGGTGCTTGGCGTGCCGCTGTTCCAGCGCCTGCACCGTGGCCTGATCCTCACCGCACAGGGCGAGGCCCTGCTGCCGGAAGTGGCGGATGCATTCGCGCGGCTGTCGAAGGCGAGTGACACGGTCGCGAAGGCTCTGACGACGAAGCCGCTGCGTCTCGGCATCTCGCCGGCCTTGAGTGACGGGCCCGAGCGGCTGCTCGCCCGTCTCGCCGGCGCGAAGCGCCCGCCTGATTATGTGCGGGCGGTGGCGACCGACGATCTGGCCGATCTGCTCGCCGGCCGCCTTGATGCCCTGCTCCGCCCGGGTCCCGGTCCCTATCCCGGCCTGCATGCCGAACTGCTGACGCTTGCGCCCGGCTTTGGAGTCCACCGGAAGGCCTCGCTGGTGGTTTGGCCCGGTCTCGCCCGATGCCGCGAATTCATTCTGACGCGGACGCTCTTGGCGGAGGCCTGA
- a CDS encoding cellulase family glycosylhydrolase translates to MSTTTRPSKIVVNAYGQSTDSVAPNFKLLVDGREVGHATASDPSSTAYSFTADLAANTAHKIQVVYDNDTETSAYRDLYVQSIEVNGHTLKPTDAIYERYDDAAPAPTQPGQEAMWWDGALTFGTPASYFAATPSTGPAAAPAPSPAGGTAQNVITVNAAGNAAAGEGAHFTVLVDGQRIGEGTASGTDAKDYKFTADLAQGTAHSVQVTYDNDAIVDGADRNLYVNSISVDGKTVAATDASVSVHRNDNGADIGATSDLYWDATLTARLDASHFTASAGGGNTGTNTGKGGGTAAPAGGSGTGGDTGALSVKVGNVTVADPGMVQSSGSINGFLHTNGNQIVDESGNNVRLTGVNWFGGEGYNYVPSGLWADSYQHHIDSMKSLGFNVIRLTWADDLFDSSAVTNGIDYAKNPDLKGLTRLEVYDKVIDYAGKTGMKVILDHHRNDGGAGTNESGLWYTDKNPESTVIDHWQTLAKRYAGNEAVVGADLHNEPSVSATWGDGNQATDWAAAAQRIGNAIQSVNKDWLMLVEGTEWSSTLAGVKDHPIQFDVPNKLVYSPHAYGQSVGQFSWLSDPNYPNNLPAQYDSMWGYIYKNNIAPILVGEFGGQMHSAAEQTWASTLIKYMNGDWNLDGKSDLAPGQQGMNWTYWAWTPESGDVGGLLQDDFKTIDPTKMNILKAGLAAKSGSSGSVPGSDEAVFTVQLAKAVTTATTIDYATEDGTAKAGSDYTATHGSLTFQPGETTKTVSVHITGDNNANEGTENFLLHLTHGNSNLGTATGTITDHAA, encoded by the coding sequence ATGAGCACGACCACCCGGCCGAGCAAGATCGTCGTCAACGCCTACGGCCAGTCCACGGACAGCGTCGCGCCGAATTTCAAGCTGCTGGTGGATGGTCGGGAGGTCGGTCACGCCACGGCGTCCGACCCCTCGTCGACGGCATACAGCTTCACCGCCGACCTTGCGGCGAACACGGCGCACAAGATTCAGGTCGTCTACGACAATGATACGGAGACCAGCGCCTATCGCGACCTTTACGTCCAGTCGATCGAGGTCAACGGCCACACGCTGAAGCCGACCGACGCCATCTATGAACGTTATGACGATGCCGCCCCGGCGCCGACCCAGCCCGGCCAGGAAGCCATGTGGTGGGACGGCGCCCTGACCTTCGGCACCCCCGCCAGCTATTTCGCCGCCACCCCGTCCACCGGCCCTGCCGCCGCCCCGGCGCCCTCCCCTGCCGGCGGCACCGCGCAGAACGTCATCACCGTGAACGCCGCCGGCAATGCGGCGGCCGGCGAAGGCGCGCATTTCACCGTGCTGGTCGATGGCCAGCGGATCGGCGAGGGCACGGCCAGCGGCACCGACGCCAAGGATTACAAGTTCACCGCCGACCTGGCGCAGGGGACCGCCCATTCGGTGCAGGTGACCTACGACAATGACGCCATCGTCGATGGCGCCGACCGCAACCTGTATGTCAACAGCATCAGCGTCGACGGCAAGACCGTGGCGGCGACCGACGCCTCCGTTTCGGTCCACCGCAACGACAACGGCGCCGACATTGGCGCCACCAGCGACCTTTATTGGGACGCCACGCTGACCGCCAGGCTGGATGCCAGCCATTTCACCGCTTCGGCCGGCGGCGGCAACACGGGCACCAACACCGGGAAGGGAGGCGGAACGGCGGCCCCGGCCGGCGGTTCGGGCACTGGCGGCGACACCGGCGCGCTGTCGGTCAAGGTCGGCAACGTCACCGTGGCCGATCCGGGGATGGTACAGAGCAGCGGCTCGATCAACGGCTTCCTGCACACCAACGGCAACCAGATCGTCGACGAGAGCGGCAACAATGTCCGGCTGACCGGGGTGAACTGGTTCGGCGGCGAGGGCTACAATTATGTGCCGTCCGGGCTGTGGGCCGACAGCTACCAGCATCACATCGACAGCATGAAGAGCCTGGGCTTCAACGTCATCCGCCTGACCTGGGCCGACGATCTCTTCGACAGCAGCGCGGTGACCAACGGCATCGATTACGCCAAGAACCCGGATCTGAAGGGCCTGACCCGGCTGGAGGTCTATGACAAGGTCATCGACTATGCCGGCAAGACCGGCATGAAGGTGATCCTGGACCATCACCGCAACGACGGCGGCGCCGGCACCAACGAAAGCGGGCTGTGGTACACCGACAAGAATCCGGAATCGACGGTGATCGACCATTGGCAGACGCTGGCCAAGCGCTATGCCGGCAACGAGGCGGTGGTCGGCGCCGACCTGCACAACGAGCCGAGCGTGTCGGCGACCTGGGGCGACGGCAACCAGGCCACCGACTGGGCGGCGGCGGCCCAGCGCATCGGCAACGCCATCCAGTCGGTCAACAAGGACTGGCTGATGCTGGTCGAGGGCACCGAGTGGAGCAGCACGCTGGCGGGGGTGAAGGACCATCCGATCCAGTTCGACGTGCCGAACAAGCTGGTCTATTCGCCGCACGCCTATGGCCAGAGCGTCGGTCAGTTCAGCTGGCTGTCGGACCCGAACTATCCGAACAACCTGCCGGCCCAGTATGACAGCATGTGGGGCTACATCTATAAGAACAACATCGCCCCGATCCTGGTCGGCGAGTTCGGCGGCCAGATGCACAGCGCGGCCGAGCAGACCTGGGCCAGCACGCTGATCAAATACATGAACGGCGACTGGAACCTGGACGGCAAGAGCGACCTCGCCCCCGGCCAGCAGGGCATGAACTGGACCTATTGGGCGTGGACGCCGGAATCGGGCGATGTCGGCGGGCTGTTGCAGGATGATTTCAAGACCATCGATCCGACCAAGATGAACATCCTCAAGGCGGGTCTGGCGGCCAAATCCGGCAGCTCCGGTTCGGTTCCGGGCAGCGACGAGGCGGTCTTCACCGTGCAGCTGGCCAAGGCGGTGACCACCGCCACCACCATCGACTATGCGACCGAGGACGGCACGGCGAAGGCCGGCAGCGACTATACCGCCACCCATGGCAGTCTGACCTTCCAGCCGGGCGAGACCACCAAGACGGTCAGCGTCCACATCACCGGCGACAACAACGCCAATGAGGGAACGGAGAATTTCCTGCTGCACCTGACCCACGGCAACAGCAACCTGGGCACCGCCACGGGCACCATCACCGACCACGCGGCGTAA